CGGGAAAACCCGCAATTCGTTACGACATTGCGAAGGAACTTCAATTTGTCCGCCAGGTGGTTGAACAGCTTTCCCTTGATCCTTGCTATATCCTGGGCCATTCCTTTGGAGGGTGGGTGGCAGCGGCCTACGCGATCGCCTATCCCCAAGCGGTGCAAGGGCTGTTTTTAGCTGCACCTGCAGGAATTCGAGATGATGAATTTTGTGGTCGCTATAACCACCTACGACCGCTCCTGTGGCCCCATCCGGTGGTGGATTGGGTGCTTGCAGGGGTACGCCCGATCGCCGGTCTCATCAATCAGGAAGCGGCAATTACCACGATTTGTTGGGCCAGAAAGGAGCTACAAGCGCAACCTGCGGCCCGATCGTTTTTACTCGATCGCCTGCGCCCAGAAGATGCCATTGATACGGTGGAAAACGCAATTCATCAAATTCAATCCCCCACCTTGGTCATTGCAGGCGAACAGGACGACACTATCCCCCTGTGGCATTGCCAAACCTACGCCGATCGCATTCCCCAAGCGCAACTGGTTCGACTCCCTAAGGCAGCCCACAACCTTCCCCAAGCCCATTCAGCCACGATCGCTGAGTTAATTCACAATTTTGTTGGGAATTTTTCTGCCTCTGAAGAAACTAAACTTCCATGACACAACTTTTAGAGACATTTGCTAAGAGTTTGAGTGAGGGATTGCATTTAACCGTTACTGTCTGAGAAGACTGTCTGAGAAGTACGATCAGCGCTTACCCTGCACCCAGGGTTCTAACGATTGTCCGTAGCAACCAGCCCATTGATCCGTATATACACTGATTACCTGAGGTAATTTAACCCTTTCTGGGGACAGAGTTTCCGCTGATTATAGTCAGAAGCCATTGGGGCATACTAAGCTGTAAGCAAGAGAGCGATAGGCAATAGAACAATATTTCTCCTTAGACAGAGAACAATATCGTTCAGTTCTACGTTCCCCATTGCACACCATCTCATTTCATGGATGAAACCTGGGTTTAATAGGGTTGCCTCACCATTACTTCAGGGACCTGTACCATTGTTGGGTGCTATTAACTAAATTGAGTGCGATTAGCCTCTTAAGTGCGATTAGCCTCTGATATTTTTGCAGGATTGAACAAGGCGGCGGGCCATTCGTTGTGACAAATACTGCGTTTTGGCATTTGCACCGGCATAGGTCGCTGTATTAACTTCTTTAGGGTGTTTGGGTAAACTACCTTTTATAGAGAAGCTGACTAACCTTCTACAAAAATTTCTACGGAAATTTGATCCAGAAGTCTAGAGTAGGTGAAGGTTGAACTACAGTCATGATGAATTGAGTGCATGTTTAATGATGGGTTCACATTGCTGGTTTTGTCTTAATGTCGCTTTTTGAAATCTACCAACGATCAATGTAGATCCTGTAAGTAGATCCTGTAAATCTTGACCCTGCAAATCTCGCCCCTGTCAATCCTGACCGTATTCACAGAAAGAAATCTACGATCGTTTATTGAATTTTGTCCATCTACTGTAAGAATTCATGCAAGATATATGGGTCAAGAGGTTGAGCTTGAATTCCTTGAAGCTAAATTCATTGATAAATTTTAACTGGTGCATGGAAGGAGCCAACAATGGCGACTGAAAGATGGAGAAGTCACTCGGAAACACTGGGTCTACCAGTTAAAAGTGAAAATGATTGGTTATTAAAAACAGTTCTGGAAAACCTAAACGATGGCATTATCGTGACTGATTTGGATAATCAGATACTGCACGTCAATTCCAGAATTGCTAAGCTGGTGGGCTTCTCTCCAGCCGATATGGTAGGTCAGTCTGCCCAAAAATTCCTATCCATGATTGAGGGTTGGCTGTACTTCTGTAACACGCCGGATCAAGTAACGGCTAACCGATGTGAATGGAAAGAGGGGCAACTGCGTCGAAAAGATGGCCGACAATTTTGGGCTGAGGTTAATTCAACTCTGCTCTACGACAGTAGCGGGAAAACGATCGGGAACTTAATCACCGTCACAGATATTACCGAACGCAAATGGTTGGAAGAATATTTGCGGCTGCTCGAATCCGTTGTTGTCAACGCCAATGAAATTGTCATGA
This genomic window from Alkalinema sp. FACHB-956 contains:
- a CDS encoding alpha/beta hydrolase, with product MMLENLRKPPQQLQLHQIEIELEPGQRTYQPAAYFAMGEGPVLLMLHGFLGDHSCWLPTMEKLSPHFRCIALDLLGFGASGKPAIRYDIAKELQFVRQVVEQLSLDPCYILGHSFGGWVAAAYAIAYPQAVQGLFLAAPAGIRDDEFCGRYNHLRPLLWPHPVVDWVLAGVRPIAGLINQEAAITTICWARKELQAQPAARSFLLDRLRPEDAIDTVENAIHQIQSPTLVIAGEQDDTIPLWHCQTYADRIPQAQLVRLPKAAHNLPQAHSATIAELIHNFVGNFSASEETKLP